A genomic window from Cardiocondyla obscurior isolate alpha-2009 linkage group LG02, Cobs3.1, whole genome shotgun sequence includes:
- the Skp2 gene encoding S-phase kinase-associated protein 2 isoform X3, with product MGVGMLKSGAISCEGTKRLEDEPEVFGYQQEIYLNSTLEVTNTNRIPQGSYDMDDLAVHAENESGYSSRMEADYFGELKENFTKEKPNASIEKKEQTCSDQFCLFRRKRKPSVEGEDKFNVLSDEIILMILKWLPKKCLVRSMLVCKRWCQIARDEALWTRLDLGSKVLGEGTLGYILPRGVQILRLAQAEIADSVFCEGSEVLMESYISKLQYLDLSMAVMSPVGLAMLLSKCKYLKKLSLEKCVVNRDCCKAISQNKELEVLNLTMCENIDMECIMDLIKLKCLTALNMAWCSLDNDCMTVFCKMLPKSITRLNIAGCRKTLTDENVKDLSKRCPDIIELDLSDCAMLTMNTVHNLLNFSKLEHLSLSRCYSIPQSAYIRLAHMPCLLYLDVFGLMSDSVLKLLQATCYREPEINKYLYSSVARPTVGIRRTSIWGLRVRD from the exons gATTCCACAAGGTTCCTATGACATGGATGATTTAGCTGTGCATGCAGAAAATGAATCAGGCTATTCTTCAAGAATGGAAGCTGACTATTTTGGGGAACTAAAGGAGAACTTTACCAAGGAAAAGCCTAACGCTtctattgaaaaaaaagaacaaacttGTTCAGAccaattttgtttatttagaagaaaaagaaagcctTCTGTTGAAGGCGAAGACAAATTTAATGTCTTATCagatgaaataattttgatgaTATTAAAATGGTTACCTAAAAAGTGTTtg GTACGTTCTATGTTAGTATGCAAACGTTGGTGCCAAATAGCTCGCGATGAAGCACTGTGGACTAGATTAGACTTGGGTAGTAAAGTTTTAGGCGAAGGCACGTTAGGGTATATATTGCCACGAGGAGTACAAATTTTAAGACTGGCACAAGCAGAAATCGCGGATTCTGTTTTTTGCGAAGGCAGCGAGGTTCTTATGGAATCCTATATCAGTAAATTGCAGTATTTGGATTTGTCTATGGCGGTTATGTCGCCGGTTGGTTTAGCCATGCTACTATCCAAAtgtaaatatttgaaaaaattgtcACTGGAAAAATGTGTAGTGAATAGAGATTGCTGTAAAGCGATTAGTCAAAACAAAGAATTAGAAGTCTTGAATTTAACAATGTGCGAGAATATAGACATGGAATGTATTATGGATTTAATAAAACTCAAATg CTTAACTGCTCTTAATATGGCATGGTGTTCTTTGGACAACGACTGTATGActgtattttgtaaaatgctGCCAAAGTCTATTACACGCTTAAACATAGCGGGTTGTAGAAAAACGCTGACTGATGAGA acgTAAAGGATTTGTCAAAAAGATGTCCGGATATTATAGAATTGGACTTGAGTGATTGCGCTATGCTCACAATGAATACCGTCCATAATTTACTGAATTTTTCGAAGCTCGAACACTTGTCACTAAGCCGTTGTTACAGTATTCCGCAATCGGCTTATATAAGACTAGCTCATATGCCATGCTTATTATATTTAGATGTCTTTGGCTTAATGTCGGATTCGGTACTCAAATTATTACAAGCTACTTGCTACCGCGAACCTGAAATTAACAAGTACCTTTATAGCTCAGTCGCGAGGCCGACAGTGGGTATTCGAAGAACCAGCATTTGGGGCCTTCGAGTtagagattaa
- the LOC139113532 gene encoding GRB10-interacting GYF protein 2 isoform X1, whose protein sequence is MTDSMKFGPEWLRKVASGDNCNTGSGGGGTTTLGTPRYQLAEYRYGREEMLALFDRNCKPSELLTSLPALYVEKTQLPLALITMTEDETRMWNGGIPNVGRGRGSSVDRGRGRTGRGGLYSTHYSRGVGFDDSGDGIRIEGQSFQGRNRPFDRSQSERGWSERNGASDPGEWNGSTSPRKDMNRGTSGSSLIETNWRRHRGSGEDDDSWRKWGRSSWREGGSMDRDRLDRNEGDGEEGRGGPGRWEHRGNHRPSHDTGHHPPPRTARTWESNHHDNHDNLPEWATENPTESGGSFDASGAFHGGMYSDDDEDGAGGTSQHRTRRVSEGSASTVVRSNSKLAFGTGSVQSLNRHTSNTIGNTLNKERPKPLDSLEDKDDSVEKERKCNSPSIKSTSVPPPESKPTKTLASSSDLLQKKTIGSTNVDKVETLGEKSKEPPSGTRHDKENVQPEIIKAEPQIITVTKRQVPLEHPKLVAHNTGTANVRQRPEDDLDRMKEEADALVAKLMADEENHKEKTAVTSVPPAIGNQPSAAVSSTGNQEKWFYRDPQGEVQGPFLASEMAEWCKAGYFTTGLLVRRTCDERYATLGDLIKIFGRVPFTPGPPIPPLKLADQVLPPVPNTVPAGLAPGAIPKPGIEDPLSMFMTYQHVQMLHNQMVRQMRTSAIAKLSQSEHWSTLTPVEQNQLILQYVIQDGMQEIPEMPMSTNPFVPHIASQTANPVMQLFTQMQQTKTQPETHLSTNPHTTASAHPAAVDPIQQLIQQMGGMQNLPAMQPNIAPTPAPTQEDNPIKSLLRQLNVNTNGHPQTAHIDTIWPQPPPQIGPQFNAQNWLAQVGPIPAMPPGQLLPGTLWDLHAKDMKTEQQILEEQNLKLQEDRKKEELRKQEELQRQVEEENAKRKQKEEQARQAEEAKRKDEERKRKEEEKKRKEEERRKQEEEQKKKEEKKRKEEEKKREEKRKQEEENLKKKQEEEKRKREEFKKQEEKQKKEEEKRKKLEEEQKRQEEERLRKEAEARRQAEIDERRAEQRRREDEALRKLQEKTTKSPWAQAPRTLTPATVVTASLAEIQRLEREKKAEEQRHQQLIQQQSAQQKAIDAAQEASAIDSSKRLQFKWAEKALAPKTLQVKSLAQIQQEEQKRIAKVKQQERERLEKAGQKESASMLQNAGIWGTASQCLNWANSSAASGSQGWSVNSGTTGFWDPTPVKSAATTKQPAKQAPVAKPTSSQQQQQQQQNSNNKASKNKNKKEEELVKKLFEQNTAKTDEFTQWCSKTLSSIQASVDIPTFVTFLRDLETPYEVKEYVRVYVGDTKQSMEFAKQFLEKRSKLRSAQRPQAQADDLCKPAPAVNPNASTEFQEVKGKSKKPKKGKMFKVDNRILGFSVTAAPDRINVGDRDYGEGV, encoded by the exons ATGACGGATTCCATGAAATTCGGTCCAGAATG GTTGCGCAAGGTTGCATCAGGCGACAATTGTAATACTGGTAGTGGGGGCGGAGGGACCACAACTCTGGGTACACCTCGCTATCAATTAGCAGAGTATAGATACGGCCGGGAAGAAATGTTGGCCCTGTTCGATCGCAACTGCAAACCTTCAGAGCTATTGACAAGTTTACCAGCACTGTATGTAGAAAAAACTCAACTTCCATTGGCTCTTATAACCATGACAGAAGACGAAACG CGTATGTGGAATGGCGGAATACCTAATGTTGGTCGTGGGAGAGGTAGCAGTGTCGATCGTGGACGTGGTAGAACTGGAAGAGGAGGCTTGTATTCAACTCATTACTCACGCGGAGTCGGTTTTGATGACTCCGGTGATGGAATACGAATCGAGGGCCAATCATTCCAA gGAAGAAATAGGCCATTTGATAGATCTCAAAGCGAACGCGGCTGGTCAGAAAGAAATGGCGCTTCAGATCCTGGAGAATGGAATGGTTCAACCAGTCCTAGAAAGGATATGAATCGTGGTACTAGTGGTAGTTCGCTTATAGAAACTAATTGGAGACGTCATCGTGGCAGTGGAGAAGACGATGATAGTTGGCGCAAGTGGG gAAGAAGTAGTTGGCGTGAGGGTGGCAGTATGGATCGGGATAGATTGGATCGAAATGAAGGTGACGGAGAGGAAGGTAGAGGTGGACCAGGACGGTGGGAACATCGTGGAAACCATAGACCTTCCCATGACACTGGTCATCACCCACCACCTCGTACCGCTCGTACTTGGGAATCGAATCATCACGATAATCATGATAATCTACCTGAAtg GGCAACGGAGAATCCAACGGAGAGTGGTGGTAGTTTTGATGCTTCGGGCGCATTTCACGGTGGAATGTATTCGGATGATGATGAGGACGGTGCGGGGGGTACTTCTCAACACAGAACTCGGCGCGTGTCAGAAGGAAGTGCTTCGACTGTAGTGAGATCTAATAGCAAGTTAGCTTTTGGAACTGGTTCTGTTCAATCCTTGAATCGCCATACGAGTAATACAATAGGTAATACATTAAACAAGGAACGACCAAAACCATTGGATTCGCTTGAAGATAAGGACGATTCTgtggaaaaagagaggaaatgTAATTCACCTTCTATTAAATCTACCAGTGTGCCGCCACCTGAAAGCAAGCCCACGAAAACTTTAGCATCGTCTTCGGATCTCCTGCAAAAAAAGACTATCGGATCTACAAATGTGGATAAAGTTGAAACTTTAGGTGAGAAATCTAAAGAGCCGCCTAGTGGAACTCGTCATGATAAAGAAAACGTTCAGCCGGAAATCATCAAAGCGGAGCCGCAGATAATTACCGTGACCAAACGACAAGTTCCTCTGGAGCATCCAAAGCTCGTAGCACATAACACGGGTACCGCTAATGTCAGGCAGAGACCGGAAGATGACCTGGACAGAATGAAAGAAGAGGCTGACGCTTTGGTAGCCAAATTAATGGCAGACGAGGAAAATCACAAGGAAAAAACAGCCGTTACGAGTGTTCCGCCTGCAATTGGTAACCAACCTTCTGCCGCGGTTTCCTCCACGGGTAATCAGGAAAAATGGTTTTACCGTGATCCGCAGGGTGAAGTTCAGGGACCGTTTTTAGCCAGTGAAATGGCTGAGTGGTGCAAAGCTGGTTATTTCACTACGGGATTATTGGTGAGAAGAACTTGTGACGAAAGGTACGCCACACTTGGtgatttaatcaaaatatttggAAGAGTACCGTTCACGCCTGGACCACCAATACCTCCATTAAAG tTAGCGGATCAGGTTCTTCCGCCTGTTCCTAATACTGTACCCGCTGGGTTAGCTCCTGGTGCTATACCAAAGCCTGGGATAGAAGATCCACTATCTATGTTTATGACATATCAGCATGTGCAAATGCTACATAATCAAATGGTCAGGCAGATGAGAACATCAGCGATAGCAAAATTGTCACAGTCGGAGCACTGGTCTACGTTAACTCCTGTCGAGCAAAATCAGTTGATTTTACAATACGTCATACAAGATGGAATGCAGGAAATTCCGGAAATGCCGATGTCGACAAATCCGTTCGTGCCTCACATCGCGTCTCAGACGGCTAATCCTGTGATGCAACTTTTCACTCAAATGCAACAG ACAAAGACGCAACCTGAGACTCATTTATCAACGAATCCACATACGACCGCGTCAGCTCATCCAGCTGCGGTAGATCCGATACAGCAACTTATCCAGCAAATGGGCGGTATGCAAAATTTGCCCGCTATGCAACCAAATATTGCTCCGACTCCCGCACCGACGCAGGAAGATAATCCAATAAAGTCTTTGCTACGTCAATTAAATGTCAACACAAACGGCCATCCGCAGACAGCTCACATTGACACTATTTGGCCGCAACCACCACCACAAATAGGTCCTCAGTTCAATGCGCAAAATTGGTTAGCGCAG gttgGGCCCATTCCCGCGATGCCACCGGGACAATTACTACCTGGTACTCTGTGGGATTTACATGCTAAAGATATGAAGACGGAGCAACAAATATTG gaagAACAAAACCTTAAGTTACAGGAGGACAGGAAAAAGGAAGAATTAAGAAAGCAAGAAGAATTGCAGCGTCAAGTGGAAGAGGAAAATGcaaagagaaaacaaaaagaggAACAAGCTAGACAAGCCGAAGAAGCGAAACGTAAagatgaagaaagaaagaggaaggaagaggaaaagaaacgaaaagaggaagaaagacgCAAACAGGAAGAAgagcaaaagaaaaaggaagagaaaaaacgtaaagaagaagaaaagaaacgcgaggaaaagagaaaacaggAAGAGGAgaacttaaaaaagaaacaggaagaagaaaaaagaaagcgggAAGAGTTtaaaaaacaagaagaaaaacagaaaaaagaggaggaaaaaagaaagaaattagaagAAGAGCAAAAGAGACAGGAAGAAGAGAGACTCAG gAAAGAAGCAGAAGCGCGGCGACAGGCAGAAATAGACGAGCGACGTGCGGAACAACGGCGAAGAGAAGATGAAGCATTGCGTAAACTTCaagaaaaaacaacaaaatcTCCGTGGGCTCAAGCTCCACGGACATTGACTCCTGCTACCGTAGTTACTGCTTCGCTTGCTGAGATTCAAAGactcgaaagagaaaagaaagcg GAAGAACAACGACATCAACAATTAATACAGCAACAGTCAGCACAACAGAAAGCGATAGATGCGGCACAAGAAGCATCGGCAATTGACTCTTCAAAGCGATTGCAATTTAAATGGGCAGAAAAAGCTCTTGCTCCTAAAACTCTTCAAGTGAAAAGTCTCGCGCAGATTCAGCAGGAGGAGCAGAAACGCATCGCTAAGGTAAAG CAACAAGAAAGGGAACGACTAGAAAAAGCTGGTCAGAAGGAATCTGCAAGTATGCTGCAGAATGCCGGTATATGGGGTACAGCATCACAGTGTTTGAATTGGGCTAATTCAAGTGCTGCGTCCGGCAGTCAAGGGTGGTCCGTAAATTCTGGTACTACTGGTTTTTGGGATCCTACACCTGTTAAATCTGCCGCCACCACGAAACAGCCGGCTAAACAAGCTCCAGTTGCAAAACCTACCTCCAGCcaacagcaacagcaacaacagcaaaatagtaataataaagcgtccaaaaataagaataaaaaagaagaagaactagtgaaaaaattgtttgaacAGAACACTGCCAAGACCGACGAATTCACGCAATGGTGTAGTAAAACATTAAGCAGTATACAAGCATCTGTGGACA TCCCTACGTTCGTTACGTTCTTGCGAGATCTTGAAACACCGTACGAAGTTAAGGAATACGTTCGTGTTTATGTGGGAGATACCAAGCAAAGTATGGAATTCGCTAAACAATTCCTTGAAAAACGAAGCAAATTGAGATCAGCGCAACGTCCTCAGGCACAAGCTGACGACCTGTGTAAGCCAGCACCTGCTGTTAATCCAAATGCATCTACAGAATTTCAAGAAGTCAAG gGAAAATCCAAGAAACCAAAGAAGGGAAAGATGTTTAAAGTGGATAATAGAATCCTTGGCTTCAGTGTAACTGCTGCTCCCGATCGTATTAATGTAGGTGATCGCGATTATGGCGAAGGCGTCTGA
- the LOC139113532 gene encoding GRB10-interacting GYF protein 2 isoform X2, producing the protein MTDSMKFGPEWLRKVASGDNCNTGSGGGGTTTLGTPRYQLAEYRYGREEMLALFDRNCKPSELLTSLPALYVEKTQLPLALITMTEDETRMWNGGIPNVGRGRGSSVDRGRGRTGRGGLYSTHYSRGVGFDDSGDGIRIEGQSFQGRNRPFDRSQSERGWSERNGASDPGEWNGSTSPRKDMNRGTSGSSLIETNWRRHRGSGEDDDSWRKWGRSSWREGGSMDRDRLDRNEGDGEEGRGGPGRWEHRGNHRPSHDTGHHPPPRTARTWESNHHDNHDNLPEWATENPTESGGSFDASGAFHGGMYSDDDEDGAGGTSQHRTRRVSEGSASTVVRSNSKLAFGTGSVQSLNRHTSNTIGNTLNKERPKPLDSLEDKDDSVEKERKCNSPSIKSTSVPPPESKPTKTLASSSDLLQKKTIGSTNVDKVETLGEKSKEPPSGTRHDKENVQPEIIKAEPQIITVTKRQVPLEHPKLVAHNTGTANVRQRPEDDLDRMKEEADALVAKLMADEENHKEKTAVTSVPPAIGNQPSAAVSSTGNQEKWFYRDPQGEVQGPFLASEMAEWCKAGYFTTGLLVRRTCDERYATLGDLIKIFGRVPFTPGPPIPPLKLADQVLPPVPNTVPAGLAPGAIPKPGIEDPLSMFMTYQHVQMLHNQMVRQMRTSAIAKLSQSEHWSTLTPVEQNQLILQYVIQDGMQEIPEMPMSTNPFVPHIASQTANPVMQLFTQMQQTKTQPETHLSTNPHTTASAHPAAVDPIQQLIQQMGGMQNLPAMQPNIAPTPAPTQEDNPIKSLLRQLNVNTNGHPQTAHIDTIWPQPPPQIGPQFNAQNWLAQVGPIPAMPPGQLLPGTLWDLHAKDMKTEQQILEEQNLKLQEDRKKEELRKQEELQRQVEEENAKRKQKEEQARQAEEAKRKDEERKRKEEEKKRKEEERRKQEEEQKKKEEKKRKEEEKKREEKRKQEEENLKKKQEEEKRKREEFKKQEEKQKKEEEKRKKLEEEQKRQEEERLRKEAEARRQAEIDERRAEQRRREDEALRKLQEKTTKSPWAQAPRTLTPATVVTASLAEIQRLEREKKAEEQRHQQLIQQQSAQQKAIDAAQEASAIDSSKRLQFKWAEKALAPKTLQVKSLAQIQQEEQKRIAKQQERERLEKAGQKESASMLQNAGIWGTASQCLNWANSSAASGSQGWSVNSGTTGFWDPTPVKSAATTKQPAKQAPVAKPTSSQQQQQQQQNSNNKASKNKNKKEEELVKKLFEQNTAKTDEFTQWCSKTLSSIQASVDIPTFVTFLRDLETPYEVKEYVRVYVGDTKQSMEFAKQFLEKRSKLRSAQRPQAQADDLCKPAPAVNPNASTEFQEVKGKSKKPKKGKMFKVDNRILGFSVTAAPDRINVGDRDYGEGV; encoded by the exons ATGACGGATTCCATGAAATTCGGTCCAGAATG GTTGCGCAAGGTTGCATCAGGCGACAATTGTAATACTGGTAGTGGGGGCGGAGGGACCACAACTCTGGGTACACCTCGCTATCAATTAGCAGAGTATAGATACGGCCGGGAAGAAATGTTGGCCCTGTTCGATCGCAACTGCAAACCTTCAGAGCTATTGACAAGTTTACCAGCACTGTATGTAGAAAAAACTCAACTTCCATTGGCTCTTATAACCATGACAGAAGACGAAACG CGTATGTGGAATGGCGGAATACCTAATGTTGGTCGTGGGAGAGGTAGCAGTGTCGATCGTGGACGTGGTAGAACTGGAAGAGGAGGCTTGTATTCAACTCATTACTCACGCGGAGTCGGTTTTGATGACTCCGGTGATGGAATACGAATCGAGGGCCAATCATTCCAA gGAAGAAATAGGCCATTTGATAGATCTCAAAGCGAACGCGGCTGGTCAGAAAGAAATGGCGCTTCAGATCCTGGAGAATGGAATGGTTCAACCAGTCCTAGAAAGGATATGAATCGTGGTACTAGTGGTAGTTCGCTTATAGAAACTAATTGGAGACGTCATCGTGGCAGTGGAGAAGACGATGATAGTTGGCGCAAGTGGG gAAGAAGTAGTTGGCGTGAGGGTGGCAGTATGGATCGGGATAGATTGGATCGAAATGAAGGTGACGGAGAGGAAGGTAGAGGTGGACCAGGACGGTGGGAACATCGTGGAAACCATAGACCTTCCCATGACACTGGTCATCACCCACCACCTCGTACCGCTCGTACTTGGGAATCGAATCATCACGATAATCATGATAATCTACCTGAAtg GGCAACGGAGAATCCAACGGAGAGTGGTGGTAGTTTTGATGCTTCGGGCGCATTTCACGGTGGAATGTATTCGGATGATGATGAGGACGGTGCGGGGGGTACTTCTCAACACAGAACTCGGCGCGTGTCAGAAGGAAGTGCTTCGACTGTAGTGAGATCTAATAGCAAGTTAGCTTTTGGAACTGGTTCTGTTCAATCCTTGAATCGCCATACGAGTAATACAATAGGTAATACATTAAACAAGGAACGACCAAAACCATTGGATTCGCTTGAAGATAAGGACGATTCTgtggaaaaagagaggaaatgTAATTCACCTTCTATTAAATCTACCAGTGTGCCGCCACCTGAAAGCAAGCCCACGAAAACTTTAGCATCGTCTTCGGATCTCCTGCAAAAAAAGACTATCGGATCTACAAATGTGGATAAAGTTGAAACTTTAGGTGAGAAATCTAAAGAGCCGCCTAGTGGAACTCGTCATGATAAAGAAAACGTTCAGCCGGAAATCATCAAAGCGGAGCCGCAGATAATTACCGTGACCAAACGACAAGTTCCTCTGGAGCATCCAAAGCTCGTAGCACATAACACGGGTACCGCTAATGTCAGGCAGAGACCGGAAGATGACCTGGACAGAATGAAAGAAGAGGCTGACGCTTTGGTAGCCAAATTAATGGCAGACGAGGAAAATCACAAGGAAAAAACAGCCGTTACGAGTGTTCCGCCTGCAATTGGTAACCAACCTTCTGCCGCGGTTTCCTCCACGGGTAATCAGGAAAAATGGTTTTACCGTGATCCGCAGGGTGAAGTTCAGGGACCGTTTTTAGCCAGTGAAATGGCTGAGTGGTGCAAAGCTGGTTATTTCACTACGGGATTATTGGTGAGAAGAACTTGTGACGAAAGGTACGCCACACTTGGtgatttaatcaaaatatttggAAGAGTACCGTTCACGCCTGGACCACCAATACCTCCATTAAAG tTAGCGGATCAGGTTCTTCCGCCTGTTCCTAATACTGTACCCGCTGGGTTAGCTCCTGGTGCTATACCAAAGCCTGGGATAGAAGATCCACTATCTATGTTTATGACATATCAGCATGTGCAAATGCTACATAATCAAATGGTCAGGCAGATGAGAACATCAGCGATAGCAAAATTGTCACAGTCGGAGCACTGGTCTACGTTAACTCCTGTCGAGCAAAATCAGTTGATTTTACAATACGTCATACAAGATGGAATGCAGGAAATTCCGGAAATGCCGATGTCGACAAATCCGTTCGTGCCTCACATCGCGTCTCAGACGGCTAATCCTGTGATGCAACTTTTCACTCAAATGCAACAG ACAAAGACGCAACCTGAGACTCATTTATCAACGAATCCACATACGACCGCGTCAGCTCATCCAGCTGCGGTAGATCCGATACAGCAACTTATCCAGCAAATGGGCGGTATGCAAAATTTGCCCGCTATGCAACCAAATATTGCTCCGACTCCCGCACCGACGCAGGAAGATAATCCAATAAAGTCTTTGCTACGTCAATTAAATGTCAACACAAACGGCCATCCGCAGACAGCTCACATTGACACTATTTGGCCGCAACCACCACCACAAATAGGTCCTCAGTTCAATGCGCAAAATTGGTTAGCGCAG gttgGGCCCATTCCCGCGATGCCACCGGGACAATTACTACCTGGTACTCTGTGGGATTTACATGCTAAAGATATGAAGACGGAGCAACAAATATTG gaagAACAAAACCTTAAGTTACAGGAGGACAGGAAAAAGGAAGAATTAAGAAAGCAAGAAGAATTGCAGCGTCAAGTGGAAGAGGAAAATGcaaagagaaaacaaaaagaggAACAAGCTAGACAAGCCGAAGAAGCGAAACGTAAagatgaagaaagaaagaggaaggaagaggaaaagaaacgaaaagaggaagaaagacgCAAACAGGAAGAAgagcaaaagaaaaaggaagagaaaaaacgtaaagaagaagaaaagaaacgcgaggaaaagagaaaacaggAAGAGGAgaacttaaaaaagaaacaggaagaagaaaaaagaaagcgggAAGAGTTtaaaaaacaagaagaaaaacagaaaaaagaggaggaaaaaagaaagaaattagaagAAGAGCAAAAGAGACAGGAAGAAGAGAGACTCAG gAAAGAAGCAGAAGCGCGGCGACAGGCAGAAATAGACGAGCGACGTGCGGAACAACGGCGAAGAGAAGATGAAGCATTGCGTAAACTTCaagaaaaaacaacaaaatcTCCGTGGGCTCAAGCTCCACGGACATTGACTCCTGCTACCGTAGTTACTGCTTCGCTTGCTGAGATTCAAAGactcgaaagagaaaagaaagcg GAAGAACAACGACATCAACAATTAATACAGCAACAGTCAGCACAACAGAAAGCGATAGATGCGGCACAAGAAGCATCGGCAATTGACTCTTCAAAGCGATTGCAATTTAAATGGGCAGAAAAAGCTCTTGCTCCTAAAACTCTTCAAGTGAAAAGTCTCGCGCAGATTCAGCAGGAGGAGCAGAAACGCATCGCTAAG CAACAAGAAAGGGAACGACTAGAAAAAGCTGGTCAGAAGGAATCTGCAAGTATGCTGCAGAATGCCGGTATATGGGGTACAGCATCACAGTGTTTGAATTGGGCTAATTCAAGTGCTGCGTCCGGCAGTCAAGGGTGGTCCGTAAATTCTGGTACTACTGGTTTTTGGGATCCTACACCTGTTAAATCTGCCGCCACCACGAAACAGCCGGCTAAACAAGCTCCAGTTGCAAAACCTACCTCCAGCcaacagcaacagcaacaacagcaaaatagtaataataaagcgtccaaaaataagaataaaaaagaagaagaactagtgaaaaaattgtttgaacAGAACACTGCCAAGACCGACGAATTCACGCAATGGTGTAGTAAAACATTAAGCAGTATACAAGCATCTGTGGACA TCCCTACGTTCGTTACGTTCTTGCGAGATCTTGAAACACCGTACGAAGTTAAGGAATACGTTCGTGTTTATGTGGGAGATACCAAGCAAAGTATGGAATTCGCTAAACAATTCCTTGAAAAACGAAGCAAATTGAGATCAGCGCAACGTCCTCAGGCACAAGCTGACGACCTGTGTAAGCCAGCACCTGCTGTTAATCCAAATGCATCTACAGAATTTCAAGAAGTCAAG gGAAAATCCAAGAAACCAAAGAAGGGAAAGATGTTTAAAGTGGATAATAGAATCCTTGGCTTCAGTGTAACTGCTGCTCCCGATCGTATTAATGTAGGTGATCGCGATTATGGCGAAGGCGTCTGA